Proteins found in one Quercus robur chromosome 2, dhQueRobu3.1, whole genome shotgun sequence genomic segment:
- the LOC126713753 gene encoding polyprotein of EF-Ts, chloroplastic isoform X2, whose product MTPVMPYSISNISLIPGTVFATRKNNCLTRSSLARKPTKLTPSPQKCLLPLSTSIKLFPQYSRGCSLHHISRIHRLSATGTDVAVEADSPIADEDSSGASEDPSGGVGGSEKLSNKPDASPTSIMSRRSRPVRKSEMPPVKDEELVPGASFTGKVRSIQPFGAFVDFGAFTDGLVHVSRLSDSYVKDVRSIVSVGQEVKVRLVEANTETGRISLTMRERDDASNLRQRKDSPASGDKAGPANRNFPMSNQRRDEVKKSSKFVKGQDLEGAVKNMTRSGAFISLPDGEEGFLPMSEEVDEGFGTLMGNSSLQVGQEVSVRVLRISRGRVTLTMKKEEDIAKLDSQLNQGVVHAATNPFVLAFRKNKDISMFLDEREKLVKATEAITKTSEKIEEKVNQSKIGSDEVQEQQAQPVSSYERMVSVPSTVEETIEEDEASSKEADVGATALDDASTNIADNEDPASSSTQSIDSAAQTKDKEAELSAEILAPEENMSTSSEITEEASPTDGLESDEKSDSLGEINDEASSVGVDLVASTLDVTSTNVADDEKNLQSTISSSMPTLDGAVQTIEKEAEVSSEISAPEGSVSTFNKITEEASQTDGLKSDEKSDSLGEINDEASSTEVDVVARTLDHTSTDVSDDEKNLQSTIPGSTRTLDNAVQTIEKEAEVTSEISAPEGSVSTANQIIEQAITTDGLEIEVKSESSDEISDQILSSEIPAAVDIIEGQADVAVVNHELQIQAPSAENELPSGAPTEDNEVGPNPDKNGSITSSGLQPDAPTQETKGSQAIKEVVESSVDSTNDAMQNQKPAAESEIPSASQVEDDNVEAAPEKNGSMTNSNGHNGSSSPKESITKAAISPALVKQLREETGAGMMDCKKALSKTGGDVVKAQEFLRKKGLASAEKKASRATAEGRIGSYIHDSRIGVLVEVNCETDFVSRGDIFKELVDDLAMQVAACPQVQYLVTEDVPKEIVNKEREIEMQKEDLLSKPEQIRSKIVEGRIRKRLEELALLEQPYIKNDKMVVKDWVKQTIATIGENIKVTRFVRYNLGEGLEKKSQDFAAEVAAQTAAKAEPKAEKEQPAPVEAKETVQKQPTVTVSATLVKQLREETGAGMMDCKKALSETGGDLEKAQEYLRKKGLSAADKKSSRLAAEGRIGSYIHDARIGVLIEVNSETDFVGRSEKFKELVDDLAMQIVACPQVQFVSIEDIPKSIVNKEKELEMQREDLLSKPENIREKIVEGRISKRLGELALLEQPFIKNDGILVKDLVKQTVAEIGENIKVRRFVRFTLGEKVEENAKAATEA is encoded by the exons ATGACGCCAGTAATGCCATATTCTATAAGCAATATTTCACTTATTCCTGGAACTGTGTTTGCAACAAGGAAGAACAATTGTTTGACAAGATCCAGTTTGGCAAGGAAACCTACAAAACTTACACCATCTCCCCAGAAGTGTCTGTTACCTCTGTCAACTTCTATTAAATTGTTCCCTCAGTATAGTAGGGGATGCTCTTTACATCATATATCTAGAATCCATAGATTATCAGCCACAGGAACTGATGTGGCAGTGGAGGCAGATTCACCTATTGCAGATGAAGATTCCTCAGGAGCATCAGAAGATCCATCCGGTGGAGTTGGAGGTAGTGAAAAATTGTCCAATAAACCAGATGCCAGTCCTACTTCAATTATGTCCAGACGTTCAAGACCTGTTAGGAAAAGTGAGATGCCGCCTGTAAAAGATGAGGAACTGGTTCCTGGTGCAAGTTTTACTGGGAAAGTTAGATCAATCCAGCCATTTGGtgcttttgttgattttggagCTTTCACTGATGGGCTGGTGCATGTTTCCAGGTTGAGTGATAGCTATGTTAAGGATGTCAGAAGTATTGTTTCTGTTGGTCAAGAGGTGAAGGTAAGATTAGTTGAAGCAAACACTGAGACAGGACGAATTTCTCTCACCATGCGTGAAAGGGATGATGCTAGTAACCTGCGGCAACGGAAAGATTCTCCTGCCAGTGGTGATAAGGCTGGACCAGCCAATAGGAATTTTCCAATGTCTAACCAGAGGAGGGATGAGGTaaaaaaaagctcaaagtttGTCAAGGGGCAGGACCTAGAGGGCGCAGTGAAGAATATGACAAGGTCTGGTGCATTTATATCTCTTCCTGATGGGGAAGAAGGTTTCTTGCCCATGTCAGAGGAAGTTGATGAAGGATTTGGAACTCTTATGGGGAACTCTTCACTACAGGTTGGCCAAGAAGTCAGTGTCCGGGTGTTGCGTATCTCAAGAGGGCGGGTAACCTTGAcaatgaagaaagaagaagatattgcCAAGTTGGATTCACAGCTCAACCAAGGGGTTGTCCATGCTGCGACAAACCCTTTTGTGCTTGCTTTTCGTAAAAACAAGGATATTTCTATGTTTTTGGATGAGAGGGAGAAATTAGTGAAAGCAACTGAAGCAATAACAAAGACTTcagaaaaaatagaagaaaaagtaaATCAAAGCAAAATCGGGTCTGATGAAGTGCAGGAGCAGCAGGCCCAACCAGTAAGCAGCTATGAGAGGATGGTCAGTGTCCCTTCTACTGTGGAAGAAAcaattgaagaagatgaagcttCTTCAAAGGAGGCAGATGTGGGAGCCACTGCGTTAGATGATGCCTCAACCAATATTGCAGACAATGAGGACCCTGCCTCTAGCTCAACACAAAGTATTGACAGTGCTGCCCAAACCAAAGATAAAGAAGCAGAGTTGAGTGCAGAAATTCTAGCTCCAGAAGAAAATATGTCTACTTCCAGTGAGATAACTGAAGAGGCTTCCCCAACAGATGGTTTGGAAAGTGATGAAAAATCTGATTCGCTTGGTGAAATAAATGATGAAGCTTCTTCAGTGGGGGTGGATTTGGTAGCCAGCACATTAGATGTAACGTCAACCAATGTTGCAGATGATGAAAAGAACTTGCAAAGCACTATCTCTAGCTCAATGCCAACACTGGATGGTGCCGTTCAAACCATAGAGAAAGAAGCAGAGGTGAGTTCTGAAATTTCAGCTCCTGAAGGGAGTGTATCTACATTCAATAAGATAACTGAAGAGGCTTCCCAAACAGATGGATTGAAAAGTGATGAAAAATCTGATTCGCTTGGTGAAATAAATGATGAAGCTTCTTCAACGGAGGTGGATGTGGTAGCCAGAACATTAGATCATACATCAACTGATGTTTCAGATGATGAAAAGAACCTGCAAAGCACTATCCCTGGCTCAACACGAACTCTGGATAACGCCGTTCAAACCATAGAGAAAGAAGCAGAGGTGACTTCTGAAATTTCAGCTCCTGAAGGGAGTGTATCTACTGCAAATCAGATAATTGAGCAGGCAATTACAACAGATGGACTAGAAATTGAAGTAAAATCCGAGTCATCTGATGAAATATCTGATCAAATCTTGTCTTCAGAAATTCCAGCCGCAGTAGACATTATAGAGGGTCAAGCTGATGTTGCAGTAGTGAATCATGAACTCCAGATACAAGCACCTAGTGCGGAGAATGAACTTCCTTCTGGTGCACCAACTGAAGATAATGAGGTTGGACCCAACCCTGATAAAAATGGAAGTATAACCAGCTCAGGTTTACAACCAGATGCTCCTACCCAGGAAACCAAAG GAAGTCAAGCAATCAAAGAAGTTGTAGAGAGCTCTGTTGACAGTACCAATGATGCCATGCAGAATCAAAAACCTGCTGCAGAGAGTGAAATTCCTTCTGCCTCACAAGTTGAAGATGACAATGTGGAAGCTGCCCCTGAGAAAAATGGCAGCATGACTAATTCAAATGGACACAATGGTAGTTCTTCCCCCAAGGAAAGCATAACTAAAG CTGCTATATCACCAGCTCTTGTGAAGCAGCTGCGTGAAGAAACAGGAGCTGGAATGATGgattgcaagaaagctctcTCAAAGACTGGAGGGGACGTTGTTAAAGCTCAGGAATTCCTTAGAAAGAAAGGCTTAGCAAGTGCAGAAAAGAAAGCCAGCAGAGCCACTGCTGAAGGAAGGATAGGTTCCTACATTCATGATAGCAGGATTGGTGTCTTGGTAGAGGTAAACTGTGAGACAGATTTTGTTTCTCGCGGTGACATTTTTAAGGAGCTGGTAGATGATCTAGCCATGCAAGTGGCTGCATGCCCTCAAGTACAGTATCTTGTTACAGAAGATGTTCCAAAAGAAATTGTGAACAAGGAAAGAGAGATTGAGATGCAGAAGGAAGATCTATTGTCAAAGCCAGAGCAAATCAGATCAAAGATTGTTGAAGGGCGAATCAGGAAGAGGCTCGAGGAACTGGCATTGCTTGAGCAGCCATACATAAAGAATGATAAGATGGTGGTAAAGGACTGGGTGAAGCAGACCATTGCAACCATTGGAGAAAATATAAAAGTGACAAGGTTTGTGCGGTACAATCTTGGAGAgggcttggaaaaaaaaagccAGGATTTTGCTGCTGAGGTGGCAGCCCAAACTGCAGCAAAAGCAGAGCCCAAAGCAGAAAAAGAGCAGCCTGCTCCAGTGGAAGCCAAGGAAACTGTTCAAAA GCAACCAACAGTAACAGTCTCTGCCACATTGGTCAAACAACTACGAGAAGAAACTGGAGCAGGGATGAtggactgcaagaaagctctttCTGAAACTGGAGGGGATCTTGAGAAGGCACAGGAATACCTTAGAAAGAAGGGTCTTTCAGCTGCTGACAAGAAATCTAGCAGGCTTGCAGCTGAAGGCAGAATAGGGTCCTACATTCATGATGCCCGCATAGGAGTTCTTATTGAAGTGAACAGCGAGACTGACTTTGTTGGTAGAAGTGAAAAATTCAAGGAGTTGGTTGATGATTTGGCAATGCAAATTGTGGCCTGCCCACAAGTGCAGTTCGTATCCATTGAAGATATTCCTAAGAGTATTGTGAACAAGGAAAAAGAGCTTGAAATGCAAAGAGAGGACCTCCTATCAAAACCCGAGAACATTAGAGAGAAAATTGTTGAGGGGAGGATCTCAAAGAGGCTTGGGGAGCTTGCTCTTCTTGAGCAGCCTTTCATTAAGAATGATGGTATTTTGGTGAAGGACTTGGTGAAACAAACTGTAGCTGAAATTGGGGAGAACATAAAAGTTAGGAGGTTTGTTCGGTTCACTCTCGGGGaaaaagttgaagaaaatgCAAAAGCAGCAACTGAAGCATGA
- the LOC126713752 gene encoding uncharacterized protein LOC126713752 — translation MNDELKKKSLNPKSLSLCAYASVVCVSVCECFVRGIFLHTKMKLKQLEGLLGDLQQFSNPKVELEQYPTGPHIASRMLFTAENSFGDISSKVVADFGCGCGTLGAAAALLGAEHVIGIDIDSQSLEIASLNAEDLELDINLIQCDVKNLGWRGQTVDTVVMNPPFGTRKKGADMEFLSVALKIASQAVYSLHKTSTRDHIKRAALRDFNASSAEVLCELRFDVPQLYKFHKKKEVDIAVDLWRFVPKVNQGKGD, via the exons ATGAACGacgagctaaaaaaaaaaagtttgaaccCGAAGAGTCTCTCTCTTTGCGCGTATGCGAGTGTGGTGTGTGTCAGTGTATGCGAGTGTTTCGTCCGAGGAATCTTTCTCCACACAAAGATGAAGCTGAAGCAACTAGAAGGCCTCCTCGGTGATCTTCAACAGTTCTCCAACccaaag GTGGAGCTGGAACAATACCCAACTGGACCCCACATTGCCTCTCGCATGCTCTTCACT GCAGAGAATTCATTTGGGGATATAAGCAGCAAGGTAGTGGCCGATTTTGGTTGTGGCTGTGGTACATTAGGTGCTGCCGCAGCTCTTTTGGGTGCAGA ACATGTTATTGGCATTGACATCGATTCACAATCTCTTGAAATTGCGTCACTAAATGCAGAGGATCTTGAG TTGGATATAAATTTAATACAGTGCGATGTCAAGAACTTAGGATGGAGAG GTCAAACTGTTGATACTGTTGTAATGAATCCTCCATTTGGAACCCGGAAGAAGGGTGCTGACATGGAATTCCTCTCTGTGGCTTTGAAG ATTGCTTCTCAAGCAGTTTATTCCTTGCATAAGACCTCAACAAGAGAT CATATCAAAAGGGCAGCCTTGCGGGACTTCAATGCTAGTAGTGCTGAGGTTTTATGTGAG CTTCGATTTGATGTACCACAGCTATACAAATTTCATAAGAAAAAGGAAGTGGACATTGCTGTGGACCTCTGGCGATTTGTGCCCAAAGTTAATCAAGGAAAGGGGGACTAG
- the LOC126713753 gene encoding polyprotein of EF-Ts, chloroplastic isoform X1, translated as MTPVMPYSISNISLIPGTVFATRKNNCLTRSSLARKPTKLTPSPQKCLLPLSTSIKLFPQYSRGCSLHHISRIHRLSATGTDVAVEADSPIADEDSSGASEDPSGGVGGSEKLSNKPDASPTSIMSRRSRPVRKSEMPPVKDEELVPGASFTGKVRSIQPFGAFVDFGAFTDGLVHVSRLSDSYVKDVRSIVSVGQEVKVRLVEANTETGRISLTMRERDDASNLRQRKDSPASGDKAGPANRNFPMSNQRRDEVKKSSKFVKGQDLEGAVKNMTRSGAFISLPDGEEGFLPMSEEVDEGFGTLMGNSSLQVGQEVSVRVLRISRGRVTLTMKKEEDIAKLDSQLNQGVVHAATNPFVLAFRKNKDISMFLDEREKLVKATEAITKTSEKIEEKVNQSKIGSDEVQEQQAQPVSSYERMVSVPSTVEETIEEDEASSKEADVGATALDDASTNIADNEDPASSSTQSIDSAAQTKDKEAELSAEILAPEENMSTSSEITEEASPTDGLESDEKSDSLGEINDEASSVGVDLVASTLDVTSTNVADDEKNLQSTISSSMPTLDGAVQTIEKEAEVSSEISAPEGSVSTFNKITEEASQTDGLKSDEKSDSLGEINDEASSTEVDVVARTLDHTSTDVSDDEKNLQSTIPGSTRTLDNAVQTIEKEAEVTSEISAPEGSVSTANQIIEQAITTDGLEIEVKSESSDEISDQILSSEIPAAVDIIEGQADVAVVNHELQIQAPSAENELPSGAPTEDNEVGPNPDKNGSITSSGLQPDAPTQETKDGEENDESSDPSGKLADDQVISSGSQAIKEVVESSVDSTNDAMQNQKPAAESEIPSASQVEDDNVEAAPEKNGSMTNSNGHNGSSSPKESITKAAISPALVKQLREETGAGMMDCKKALSKTGGDVVKAQEFLRKKGLASAEKKASRATAEGRIGSYIHDSRIGVLVEVNCETDFVSRGDIFKELVDDLAMQVAACPQVQYLVTEDVPKEIVNKEREIEMQKEDLLSKPEQIRSKIVEGRIRKRLEELALLEQPYIKNDKMVVKDWVKQTIATIGENIKVTRFVRYNLGEGLEKKSQDFAAEVAAQTAAKAEPKAEKEQPAPVEAKETVQKQPTVTVSATLVKQLREETGAGMMDCKKALSETGGDLEKAQEYLRKKGLSAADKKSSRLAAEGRIGSYIHDARIGVLIEVNSETDFVGRSEKFKELVDDLAMQIVACPQVQFVSIEDIPKSIVNKEKELEMQREDLLSKPENIREKIVEGRISKRLGELALLEQPFIKNDGILVKDLVKQTVAEIGENIKVRRFVRFTLGEKVEENAKAATEA; from the exons ATGACGCCAGTAATGCCATATTCTATAAGCAATATTTCACTTATTCCTGGAACTGTGTTTGCAACAAGGAAGAACAATTGTTTGACAAGATCCAGTTTGGCAAGGAAACCTACAAAACTTACACCATCTCCCCAGAAGTGTCTGTTACCTCTGTCAACTTCTATTAAATTGTTCCCTCAGTATAGTAGGGGATGCTCTTTACATCATATATCTAGAATCCATAGATTATCAGCCACAGGAACTGATGTGGCAGTGGAGGCAGATTCACCTATTGCAGATGAAGATTCCTCAGGAGCATCAGAAGATCCATCCGGTGGAGTTGGAGGTAGTGAAAAATTGTCCAATAAACCAGATGCCAGTCCTACTTCAATTATGTCCAGACGTTCAAGACCTGTTAGGAAAAGTGAGATGCCGCCTGTAAAAGATGAGGAACTGGTTCCTGGTGCAAGTTTTACTGGGAAAGTTAGATCAATCCAGCCATTTGGtgcttttgttgattttggagCTTTCACTGATGGGCTGGTGCATGTTTCCAGGTTGAGTGATAGCTATGTTAAGGATGTCAGAAGTATTGTTTCTGTTGGTCAAGAGGTGAAGGTAAGATTAGTTGAAGCAAACACTGAGACAGGACGAATTTCTCTCACCATGCGTGAAAGGGATGATGCTAGTAACCTGCGGCAACGGAAAGATTCTCCTGCCAGTGGTGATAAGGCTGGACCAGCCAATAGGAATTTTCCAATGTCTAACCAGAGGAGGGATGAGGTaaaaaaaagctcaaagtttGTCAAGGGGCAGGACCTAGAGGGCGCAGTGAAGAATATGACAAGGTCTGGTGCATTTATATCTCTTCCTGATGGGGAAGAAGGTTTCTTGCCCATGTCAGAGGAAGTTGATGAAGGATTTGGAACTCTTATGGGGAACTCTTCACTACAGGTTGGCCAAGAAGTCAGTGTCCGGGTGTTGCGTATCTCAAGAGGGCGGGTAACCTTGAcaatgaagaaagaagaagatattgcCAAGTTGGATTCACAGCTCAACCAAGGGGTTGTCCATGCTGCGACAAACCCTTTTGTGCTTGCTTTTCGTAAAAACAAGGATATTTCTATGTTTTTGGATGAGAGGGAGAAATTAGTGAAAGCAACTGAAGCAATAACAAAGACTTcagaaaaaatagaagaaaaagtaaATCAAAGCAAAATCGGGTCTGATGAAGTGCAGGAGCAGCAGGCCCAACCAGTAAGCAGCTATGAGAGGATGGTCAGTGTCCCTTCTACTGTGGAAGAAAcaattgaagaagatgaagcttCTTCAAAGGAGGCAGATGTGGGAGCCACTGCGTTAGATGATGCCTCAACCAATATTGCAGACAATGAGGACCCTGCCTCTAGCTCAACACAAAGTATTGACAGTGCTGCCCAAACCAAAGATAAAGAAGCAGAGTTGAGTGCAGAAATTCTAGCTCCAGAAGAAAATATGTCTACTTCCAGTGAGATAACTGAAGAGGCTTCCCCAACAGATGGTTTGGAAAGTGATGAAAAATCTGATTCGCTTGGTGAAATAAATGATGAAGCTTCTTCAGTGGGGGTGGATTTGGTAGCCAGCACATTAGATGTAACGTCAACCAATGTTGCAGATGATGAAAAGAACTTGCAAAGCACTATCTCTAGCTCAATGCCAACACTGGATGGTGCCGTTCAAACCATAGAGAAAGAAGCAGAGGTGAGTTCTGAAATTTCAGCTCCTGAAGGGAGTGTATCTACATTCAATAAGATAACTGAAGAGGCTTCCCAAACAGATGGATTGAAAAGTGATGAAAAATCTGATTCGCTTGGTGAAATAAATGATGAAGCTTCTTCAACGGAGGTGGATGTGGTAGCCAGAACATTAGATCATACATCAACTGATGTTTCAGATGATGAAAAGAACCTGCAAAGCACTATCCCTGGCTCAACACGAACTCTGGATAACGCCGTTCAAACCATAGAGAAAGAAGCAGAGGTGACTTCTGAAATTTCAGCTCCTGAAGGGAGTGTATCTACTGCAAATCAGATAATTGAGCAGGCAATTACAACAGATGGACTAGAAATTGAAGTAAAATCCGAGTCATCTGATGAAATATCTGATCAAATCTTGTCTTCAGAAATTCCAGCCGCAGTAGACATTATAGAGGGTCAAGCTGATGTTGCAGTAGTGAATCATGAACTCCAGATACAAGCACCTAGTGCGGAGAATGAACTTCCTTCTGGTGCACCAACTGAAGATAATGAGGTTGGACCCAACCCTGATAAAAATGGAAGTATAACCAGCTCAGGTTTACAACCAGATGCTCCTACCCAGGAAACCAAAG ACGGAGAGGAAAATGATGAAAGTTCTGATCCATCTGGAAAATTAGCTGATGATCAAGTTATCTCTTCAGGAAGTCAAGCAATCAAAGAAGTTGTAGAGAGCTCTGTTGACAGTACCAATGATGCCATGCAGAATCAAAAACCTGCTGCAGAGAGTGAAATTCCTTCTGCCTCACAAGTTGAAGATGACAATGTGGAAGCTGCCCCTGAGAAAAATGGCAGCATGACTAATTCAAATGGACACAATGGTAGTTCTTCCCCCAAGGAAAGCATAACTAAAG CTGCTATATCACCAGCTCTTGTGAAGCAGCTGCGTGAAGAAACAGGAGCTGGAATGATGgattgcaagaaagctctcTCAAAGACTGGAGGGGACGTTGTTAAAGCTCAGGAATTCCTTAGAAAGAAAGGCTTAGCAAGTGCAGAAAAGAAAGCCAGCAGAGCCACTGCTGAAGGAAGGATAGGTTCCTACATTCATGATAGCAGGATTGGTGTCTTGGTAGAGGTAAACTGTGAGACAGATTTTGTTTCTCGCGGTGACATTTTTAAGGAGCTGGTAGATGATCTAGCCATGCAAGTGGCTGCATGCCCTCAAGTACAGTATCTTGTTACAGAAGATGTTCCAAAAGAAATTGTGAACAAGGAAAGAGAGATTGAGATGCAGAAGGAAGATCTATTGTCAAAGCCAGAGCAAATCAGATCAAAGATTGTTGAAGGGCGAATCAGGAAGAGGCTCGAGGAACTGGCATTGCTTGAGCAGCCATACATAAAGAATGATAAGATGGTGGTAAAGGACTGGGTGAAGCAGACCATTGCAACCATTGGAGAAAATATAAAAGTGACAAGGTTTGTGCGGTACAATCTTGGAGAgggcttggaaaaaaaaagccAGGATTTTGCTGCTGAGGTGGCAGCCCAAACTGCAGCAAAAGCAGAGCCCAAAGCAGAAAAAGAGCAGCCTGCTCCAGTGGAAGCCAAGGAAACTGTTCAAAA GCAACCAACAGTAACAGTCTCTGCCACATTGGTCAAACAACTACGAGAAGAAACTGGAGCAGGGATGAtggactgcaagaaagctctttCTGAAACTGGAGGGGATCTTGAGAAGGCACAGGAATACCTTAGAAAGAAGGGTCTTTCAGCTGCTGACAAGAAATCTAGCAGGCTTGCAGCTGAAGGCAGAATAGGGTCCTACATTCATGATGCCCGCATAGGAGTTCTTATTGAAGTGAACAGCGAGACTGACTTTGTTGGTAGAAGTGAAAAATTCAAGGAGTTGGTTGATGATTTGGCAATGCAAATTGTGGCCTGCCCACAAGTGCAGTTCGTATCCATTGAAGATATTCCTAAGAGTATTGTGAACAAGGAAAAAGAGCTTGAAATGCAAAGAGAGGACCTCCTATCAAAACCCGAGAACATTAGAGAGAAAATTGTTGAGGGGAGGATCTCAAAGAGGCTTGGGGAGCTTGCTCTTCTTGAGCAGCCTTTCATTAAGAATGATGGTATTTTGGTGAAGGACTTGGTGAAACAAACTGTAGCTGAAATTGGGGAGAACATAAAAGTTAGGAGGTTTGTTCGGTTCACTCTCGGGGaaaaagttgaagaaaatgCAAAAGCAGCAACTGAAGCATGA